From the Candidatus Kaelpia imicola genome, one window contains:
- a CDS encoding GNAT family N-acetyltransferase yields MNIKRIGISLLISSLFFYQLFNQNRPSRPDICRRVRANTANIITTNPSGERIVTQDSAGRIQSVRNAYGEYVERYYYNNDTLSSVEIKTEKTGLWVELSRNRDLETSEDEFYWNIKINGTQIGTIAIEVIDNAFYLGTIGLEVSERGKSIAKEVIRFLVKHLRTQSEYEAINKLYTYTHRPAIFEIFMQLSANNQLRVGELEQANTFNQDDISLILHHTQENKSIELSLISLEGEKLYIKVEEEKIQNTDIAILEEVPLLCSNFSVLRETGSGKWLLFYQNQPLGIIDSLCNNIYIECELP; encoded by the coding sequence ATGAATATCAAAAGAATTGGAATCAGCTTACTAATATCGTCTCTCTTCTTTTATCAACTTTTTAATCAAAATAGACCTTCAAGACCAGATATATGTAGAAGAGTGAGGGCTAATACCGCCAATATTATTACTACAAATCCATCCGGTGAAAGAATTGTAACCCAAGATAGTGCTGGTAGAATTCAATCGGTTAGAAACGCCTATGGGGAATATGTTGAAAGATATTATTACAATAACGATACGCTGTCTTCTGTTGAGATAAAAACCGAAAAAACAGGACTTTGGGTAGAATTATCTCGGAATAGAGATCTAGAAACATCCGAGGATGAGTTCTACTGGAATATCAAGATAAATGGAACACAAATCGGAACCATAGCAATTGAGGTAATAGACAATGCTTTCTACCTAGGAACTATAGGCTTAGAGGTCTCAGAAAGAGGCAAAAGTATAGCTAAAGAAGTTATAAGATTTCTCGTAAAGCACTTGAGAACTCAGTCGGAATATGAAGCTATTAACAAACTCTACACTTATACTCATAGACCTGCTATATTTGAGATATTCATGCAACTATCGGCTAACAACCAGCTAAGAGTGGGTGAGTTGGAACAGGCAAATACATTCAATCAAGATGATATAAGCTTAATATTGCACCATACCCAAGAGAACAAATCGATAGAACTGTCTCTCATATCTTTGGAAGGTGAAAAACTCTATATTAAGGTTGAAGAAGAGAAGATTCAAAATACAGATATAGCAATTTTAGAAGAGGTGCCGCTTCTCTGTAGTAATTTCTCAGTTTTAAGAGAAACCGGTTCAGGAAAATGGTTATTGTTTTACCAAAATCAACCTTTAGGAATAATAGACTCTCTTTGTAATAACATTTATATTGAATGTGAATTGCCTTAA
- a CDS encoding cupin domain-containing protein: protein MKIEVKKVAGEELKNLGVDSWGSWSCDISEFDWKYDSDERCYIQEGRVIVTTEEGEKVEINKGDLVLFPKGLKCSWNILEPIKKVYRFE, encoded by the coding sequence ATGAAGATAGAGGTTAAGAAAGTTGCTGGAGAGGAATTGAAGAATCTTGGAGTCGATTCCTGGGGCTCATGGAGCTGTGATATCTCTGAGTTTGACTGGAAGTATGACTCTGATGAGCGTTGTTATATTCAAGAAGGTAGGGTAATAGTAACAACAGAGGAAGGGGAGAAGGTTGAGATCAACAAAGGTGATTTGGTTCTATTCCCTAAAGGATTAAAGTGTTCTTGGAATATTCTTGAGCCGATTAAAAAAGTCTATCGGTTTGAATAG
- the rpmE gene encoding 50S ribosomal protein L31 has product MKKDTHPKYVETTITCACGSVIHTRSTKENIKVEVCSACHPLYTGEKQRIVDTAGRVERFRRKYVKFNKKSE; this is encoded by the coding sequence ATGAAAAAAGATACTCATCCAAAATATGTAGAGACTACAATTACATGCGCCTGCGGTAGTGTTATTCATACTCGTTCTACTAAAGAGAATATCAAAGTAGAAGTATGTTCTGCTTGTCATCCCTTATACACAGGAGAGAAGCAGAGGATAGTTGATACTGCAGGTAGGGTTGAGAGGTTCCGCAGAAAATACGTAAAATTTAATAAAAAGTCTGAGTAG
- a CDS encoding phosphoribosylaminoimidazolesuccinocarboxamide synthase, with protein MKVNSVKEISIESLNIFRRGKVRDIYELNGDLLFVATDRISCFDVVLPDPIPLKGIVLNKLSLFWFDLTKDLVSNHLISSDVSEVTQLSGYHDILKDRSIIVKKTEPLPFECVVRGYLSGSGWKDYKKEGKVSGVELKKELLESQKLDQPIFTPSTKEDSGHDMAVSFDYVADKIGLELASKIRDKSLELYFFAHNYAETRGIIIADTKFEFGILDGKLILIDEVLTPDSSRFWPKDEYTPGRAQNSFDKQYVRDWLESTGWDKTPPAPNLPQEVIEKTTQKYLFGYKNIAGVDLQ; from the coding sequence ATGAAAGTGAATTCAGTTAAAGAGATTAGTATAGAATCTCTTAATATATTCCGCAGGGGTAAGGTTAGGGATATTTATGAGCTTAACGGTGATCTATTATTTGTGGCAACTGATAGGATATCCTGTTTCGATGTTGTTTTGCCGGATCCGATTCCTCTTAAAGGCATAGTTTTAAATAAGCTTTCTCTTTTTTGGTTTGATTTAACAAAGGATCTTGTATCTAATCATCTTATAAGTTCTGATGTTTCGGAGGTAACTCAATTATCCGGTTACCATGATATTTTAAAGGATAGGTCTATAATTGTTAAGAAGACAGAACCTTTACCTTTTGAGTGTGTTGTCAGGGGTTATCTATCTGGCTCAGGTTGGAAAGACTACAAAAAAGAAGGTAAGGTGTCTGGGGTAGAGCTTAAAAAAGAATTGCTTGAATCTCAGAAGCTTGATCAGCCGATATTCACGCCTTCAACAAAAGAAGATAGCGGGCATGATATGGCTGTCTCTTTTGATTATGTAGCTGATAAGATTGGTTTAGAACTTGCATCTAAAATAAGAGATAAGAGTCTTGAGCTCTATTTTTTTGCTCATAACTATGCAGAGACAAGAGGGATAATTATAGCCGATACAAAGTTTGAATTCGGGATTTTAGATGGGAAGCTTATATTGATAGATGAAGTTCTCACTCCGGACTCTTCCCGTTTTTGGCCCAAAGATGAGTATACTCCCGGCAGAGCTCAGAACAGCTTTGATAAGCAGTATGTTAGAGATTGGCTGGAATCAACAGGTTGGGATAAAACTCCCCCTGCTCCGAATCTTCCTCAGGAAGTAATTGAGAAGACGACCCAGAAGTATCTGTTTGGATATAAAAATATTGCAGGAGTAGATTTACAATAG
- a CDS encoding AAA family ATPase, producing MRFKDVEVFGFGKIKDNLRISFAKNINVILAPNDKGKSTLIEFIYAILYPFGDLRTEFGRKKRIKFKPWNSDIYGGRMDFSLDKGGDYRIEKIVESSPREDKLGVFESKNGDFSALKILKQDKHLGLLVGEQFLNISRDVFESLSIVRQFDVAAIGESKKILDEVRSIIEIGKSGGGLSGALKKIQDKKSKIGVFEKRGKRTIAGSKQIEYDQVTKDIEILKQQFSKNRQLLVERRALEVKLEDLKAKLNTKIAPRFEELKDKFVFLFAAIKKSYETIPLMVREMNLKELQNLKKCGDIIKEFKFKFQSIESVFVTAQRALKHNILLFWLSLSGFSIFLVLSSILGIDQAKYLFFSFASFLLIAAFYFLKFIKKEKRVIVNYGKERESFKSEISGKILKFGLFENLEEPKEIDFYEQLWNGLLSELKTSGIEELESIWYQSRDYADTLKKFSELNIEINIKEKVSLKLDFSDVNSDILIFKNSMQTKKDLEDEIRNIQVNISILDKTIENYLPQNDIAFLSAEHSILENEMKRIAIYREALELTSAVLQEAGEELYSEVSPYINDFVNRHFKLLSEEYDFIKVDADLNIYLKPKNYPDFISVEQVGKGMQSSLYLLLRFAIISLFKLNNGEQLPFILDETLNVLDDFDFNHQERLLQLLIDLCYEYDVQMLYFTCQKRGQYLPIKDFFGNRGLSLKENVTTDFTILQGGRDESEFS from the coding sequence ATGAGATTTAAAGATGTTGAAGTCTTTGGGTTCGGGAAGATAAAGGACAATCTTAGAATCTCTTTTGCGAAAAATATCAATGTAATACTTGCCCCAAATGATAAGGGTAAGTCTACCTTGATAGAGTTTATTTATGCTATTCTCTATCCCTTTGGCGACCTGAGAACTGAATTTGGCAGAAAAAAGAGGATAAAATTTAAACCTTGGAATTCAGATATATATGGCGGCAGGATGGATTTTTCTCTCGATAAAGGTGGCGATTACAGGATTGAGAAAATAGTTGAATCATCGCCCCGGGAGGATAAATTAGGCGTGTTTGAATCTAAGAACGGTGATTTCTCAGCTTTAAAAATATTAAAACAGGATAAACATCTGGGTTTACTTGTTGGAGAGCAATTCTTGAATATAAGCAGAGATGTTTTTGAAAGCTTAAGTATCGTTCGTCAGTTTGACGTTGCTGCAATCGGGGAAAGCAAAAAGATACTGGATGAGGTGAGGTCGATAATAGAAATCGGAAAGAGCGGGGGAGGACTGTCTGGTGCTTTGAAGAAGATACAGGATAAGAAATCCAAGATAGGTGTTTTTGAAAAAAGAGGCAAGAGGACGATAGCCGGGAGCAAGCAGATTGAATATGATCAGGTAACCAAAGATATCGAGATTTTAAAACAGCAGTTTAGCAAGAACAGGCAACTACTTGTAGAGAGGAGAGCTTTAGAGGTAAAGCTAGAAGATTTAAAAGCTAAGCTTAATACTAAAATAGCGCCTCGCTTTGAAGAACTTAAAGATAAGTTTGTTTTTCTATTCGCTGCCATTAAGAAGAGCTACGAAACTATACCTTTGATGGTACGTGAGATGAATTTGAAAGAGTTGCAGAATTTAAAGAAATGCGGTGATATTATCAAAGAATTTAAATTTAAGTTCCAAAGCATAGAGAGTGTTTTTGTAACTGCGCAGAGAGCATTAAAGCATAATATTCTTCTGTTCTGGTTGTCGCTTTCCGGCTTCTCTATATTTTTGGTTTTATCTTCTATTTTGGGGATAGACCAGGCGAAATATCTGTTTTTCTCTTTCGCATCGTTTCTTTTAATTGCCGCTTTTTATTTTTTAAAGTTTATCAAAAAAGAAAAAAGAGTCATTGTAAACTATGGTAAAGAGAGAGAAAGTTTTAAATCTGAAATTTCAGGTAAGATATTAAAGTTTGGTTTATTTGAGAACTTAGAAGAACCTAAAGAGATTGACTTCTATGAACAATTATGGAACGGTCTTTTGAGCGAATTAAAGACTTCAGGTATAGAAGAACTAGAATCTATATGGTATCAAAGCAGAGATTATGCTGATACTCTAAAAAAATTCTCTGAATTAAATATTGAGATTAATATTAAAGAGAAGGTAAGTCTTAAGTTGGATTTTAGTGATGTAAATTCTGATATACTGATTTTTAAAAATAGTATGCAGACCAAGAAAGATTTAGAGGATGAGATTAGAAATATTCAGGTTAATATTAGCATACTCGATAAGACAATAGAGAATTATTTACCTCAAAATGATATTGCATTTTTAAGCGCTGAGCATTCTATATTAGAAAACGAGATGAAAAGAATAGCTATTTATAGAGAAGCGTTGGAGCTTACGTCGGCAGTGCTTCAGGAAGCAGGGGAAGAATTATATTCCGAAGTCTCTCCTTATATAAACGATTTTGTTAATAGACACTTTAAACTTCTCAGTGAAGAGTATGATTTTATAAAGGTGGATGCTGATTTAAATATATATCTTAAACCTAAAAATTATCCTGATTTTATTTCTGTAGAGCAGGTGGGGAAAGGTATGCAGAGTTCGCTATATCTACTTTTGCGCTTTGCGATTATCTCTCTCTTTAAGCTTAACAATGGAGAGCAGCTCCCTTTTATACTGGATGAGACTTTGAATGTACTGGATGACTTTGATTTCAACCATCAGGAGAGGTTGCTGCAGTTGCTTATAGACTTATGTTACGAATACGATGTACAGATGCTCTATTTTACCTGTCAGAAGAGAGGTCAATATCTGCCTATAAAAGATTTTTTTGGAAATAGAGGGCTCTCTTTAAAAGAGAATGTTACTACAGATTTTACAATTTTACAAGGAGGAAGAGATGAAAGTGAATTCAGTTAA
- a CDS encoding DNA repair exonuclease encodes MQANFLQISDFHLDSKFLGFQDLDKISQRKKELEETFKKVIQFTNSIKEELDFIVFAGDLFEGDYFSPNTIKSLIIYGIESLKPLPVYIVAGNHDILEDSSPYLIYDWPENSHIFGPDFEKIKIKDNLYIWGVSVSPENVSKNLLKDLNVENREALNIVLMHGSETGTTEESIFGDSLPFSSGDMESSGADYIALGHYHNCRPAPRLDQRVLGYYSGSPESLSFKELGERFILKVGLKKGELPEVDKISFQRRYYKEIQVDCSGVLSSDEVKEIIKDNSDKDAVVSITLKGGIDPDIRIDLEDIEDYIKQSDLFFAFNLKSDIRSAYSQELIESSLLGKNFVKILQGRQDSKEVVDIAIKIGLDAIFTKEMRGWNEI; translated from the coding sequence ATGCAGGCCAATTTTCTTCAAATTTCAGATTTTCACTTAGATTCTAAATTTTTAGGGTTTCAGGATTTAGATAAGATTTCACAGAGAAAGAAAGAGTTAGAAGAGACATTTAAGAAAGTTATTCAGTTTACAAATTCCATCAAAGAAGAGTTAGACTTTATAGTATTTGCAGGCGATCTATTTGAGGGTGATTATTTTTCACCCAATACTATTAAATCTTTAATTATTTATGGAATCGAGTCTTTAAAACCTTTGCCTGTCTATATTGTTGCCGGTAACCATGATATCTTAGAAGATAGCTCACCATATTTAATATATGATTGGCCTGAAAATTCACATATCTTTGGTCCTGATTTTGAAAAGATTAAGATTAAGGATAATCTCTATATCTGGGGTGTCTCGGTTAGCCCTGAAAATGTTTCTAAGAATTTACTCAAAGATCTAAATGTAGAGAACAGAGAAGCATTGAATATTGTTTTAATGCATGGCTCTGAAACAGGGACTACTGAAGAATCTATATTTGGTGACTCTCTTCCTTTCTCATCAGGTGACATGGAGAGTTCAGGGGCTGATTATATTGCATTGGGCCATTATCATAACTGTAGGCCGGCTCCAAGGTTAGATCAGAGAGTCTTAGGTTATTACTCGGGTTCTCCCGAATCGTTAAGCTTTAAAGAGTTAGGTGAGAGATTTATACTTAAGGTTGGCTTAAAAAAGGGAGAGCTGCCTGAAGTAGATAAGATCTCTTTTCAGAGACGCTACTATAAGGAGATTCAAGTTGATTGTAGCGGTGTTCTATCTTCAGATGAAGTAAAAGAGATAATTAAAGATAATAGTGATAAGGATGCTGTGGTCTCTATCACTTTAAAAGGGGGTATTGACCCAGATATAAGAATAGACTTGGAAGATATTGAGGATTATATAAAGCAGAGTGATCTATTTTTTGCTTTCAATTTGAAAAGCGATATAAGATCAGCTTATTCGCAGGAGTTGATAGAATCTTCGTTGCTTGGGAAGAATTTTGTTAAGATTCTGCAGGGTCGGCAGGATTCAAAGGAGGTTGTAGATATTGCAATCAAGATTGGGCTTGATGCTATTTTTACAAAAGAGATGAGAGGCTGGAATGAGATTTAA
- a CDS encoding histidinol phosphate phosphatase domain-containing protein: MIDLHTHSLLSDGLLLPSELVRRAQVNGYSVIAITDHVDSSNIDFILPRLIKVAGDLNKYWSDKIKVIPGVEITHPPVELIPELINYACSQGSVLVVVHGESPVEPVIEGTNRAAVEAGCNILAHPGWIDDSLASLAKERGVALEITARTGHQNANRHIYEVGKRNGALLVFNSDAHSPDDLLNKLQVEAILEKSLNLDTEQIEEIENNSLNLAKRFI; the protein is encoded by the coding sequence ATGATAGATCTTCATACTCATTCATTGCTATCTGACGGTTTACTTTTACCTTCGGAGCTTGTACGCAGAGCTCAGGTCAATGGGTATAGCGTAATAGCTATAACAGACCATGTTGATTCATCAAACATTGATTTTATTTTGCCAAGATTGATTAAAGTTGCGGGGGATCTTAATAAGTATTGGTCGGATAAGATTAAGGTGATACCTGGGGTTGAGATAACACATCCTCCGGTAGAGTTAATACCAGAGCTAATTAATTATGCATGTAGTCAAGGTAGTGTACTTGTTGTAGTGCATGGTGAGTCGCCGGTTGAACCAGTTATAGAAGGTACAAATAGGGCTGCTGTTGAAGCGGGGTGTAATATCCTTGCTCATCCCGGCTGGATCGATGATAGCTTAGCGTCTCTTGCCAAAGAGAGAGGGGTAGCTCTTGAGATTACAGCCCGTACTGGGCATCAGAATGCCAACAGGCATATCTATGAAGTTGGGAAGAGAAACGGTGCTTTACTAGTGTTCAATAGCGATGCTCATTCTCCAGATGATTTGTTGAACAAGTTGCAGGTAGAGGCTATTTTAGAGAAGAGTTTAAACCTTGATACAGAGCAGATTGAAGAGATAGAGAATAATTCTTTAAACCTTGCTAAGCGATTTATTTGA
- a CDS encoding diguanylate cyclase, whose amino-acid sequence MKVKTKIHFPNVVKTLQNRIHDLHILHSQQKEMEDNLRYSERQYRMTLDSMSDAIHVVNSELRILLINKTFKRWIKVLGLDSDVIGKSIFDTFPFLKKNVFKEYEDVFKTGRTMTTVEKNRVRSWYIITQTKKIPVIENDHVVRVVTVIRDITEPKRIKEELIKSEREKSLILNSICEHVIYHDLYGKMVWVNKAAADSVNKKQEELVGKNCYSVWHNRETPCVGCPVVRAKKTGLSQESEIISPDGRIWLVKGCPLKNLKGETIGIVETTLEITKRKNAEESLNRLNKVLLKSHERMKKLIVKDSLTGLYNNKYLNEIVESEFSRARRSYHPFSLILFDIDYFKSINDVYGYNFGDSVLKQFARQLKRMVRRYDIVVRSGGEEFIVLCPGTDNVTSLKLARRMLDEFNIKEFGNNKQRIKFSLSIAVVGYPSDKMVKLSGVGKIVLEGKDLINIGYKILSKVKEVGGNRAYSSEDIRFDKRVESEAVAEDANINFLKGKLEHLTKEANRNLIESVFAFAKTIDLKDHYTGEHVEQTVKFAITIAKELSLPKDEVEKVREAAILHDLGKIGISEDILHKRKRLTKREYEIIKRHPQIGVDIIRPIHALHDLIPYILYHHERWNGQGYPHGLKGEEIPFGARIVAVADVYQALISDRPYRAAYSKEEAVRIIKESAGSEFDPEIVDVFIKVLR is encoded by the coding sequence ATGAAAGTAAAAACTAAAATTCATTTTCCTAATGTTGTAAAAACCCTTCAAAATAGAATTCACGATTTACATATTCTCCATTCTCAGCAGAAAGAGATGGAGGATAACCTGCGTTATTCTGAGAGACAGTACAGGATGACTCTTGACTCTATGTCCGATGCGATACATGTTGTTAATTCTGAATTAAGAATACTGCTTATTAATAAGACATTTAAAAGATGGATTAAGGTTTTAGGTTTAGACAGCGATGTTATAGGAAAGAGCATTTTTGATACCTTTCCTTTCTTAAAAAAGAATGTTTTCAAAGAGTATGAGGATGTTTTTAAGACCGGTAGAACCATGACCACTGTTGAGAAAAACAGGGTAAGAAGCTGGTATATAATTACTCAGACAAAAAAAATTCCGGTAATAGAAAATGATCATGTTGTGAGGGTTGTCACTGTTATAAGAGATATAACTGAGCCTAAGCGTATAAAAGAAGAGCTTATCAAATCGGAACGTGAAAAATCTTTGATATTAAACAGCATCTGTGAGCATGTAATATACCACGATCTTTATGGTAAGATGGTGTGGGTTAATAAGGCTGCAGCAGATTCTGTTAACAAGAAGCAAGAGGAGTTAGTAGGTAAAAACTGTTATAGTGTTTGGCACAATCGAGAAACGCCTTGTGTTGGTTGTCCGGTAGTAAGAGCAAAAAAGACAGGATTATCTCAGGAGTCTGAGATAATTTCTCCTGATGGCCGCATTTGGTTAGTAAAGGGGTGCCCTCTTAAGAACTTAAAAGGTGAGACGATAGGTATAGTTGAGACTACACTTGAGATAACAAAGAGAAAGAATGCAGAGGAGTCCTTAAATAGGCTTAATAAGGTTCTTCTTAAATCTCACGAGAGAATGAAAAAGCTTATAGTAAAGGATTCATTGACCGGGCTTTATAATAATAAGTATTTAAATGAGATAGTTGAATCGGAGTTTTCTCGAGCCCGAAGATCCTATCATCCATTCTCGTTAATATTGTTTGATATAGATTATTTTAAATCTATAAATGATGTCTATGGGTACAATTTTGGAGATAGTGTATTAAAGCAGTTTGCCAGGCAGCTCAAAAGGATGGTTAGACGTTATGATATTGTTGTCCGTTCTGGAGGTGAAGAGTTTATCGTGCTCTGCCCAGGTACTGATAATGTTACTTCTTTAAAACTGGCTCGCAGGATGTTGGATGAATTCAATATAAAAGAGTTTGGAAATAATAAACAGAGAATAAAATTTTCTTTAAGTATAGCGGTTGTGGGGTATCCATCAGATAAGATGGTTAAGTTAAGCGGAGTAGGTAAAATAGTTTTAGAAGGTAAAGATTTAATAAATATAGGTTATAAGATTTTAAGTAAAGTCAAAGAAGTAGGTGGTAATAGGGCCTATTCTTCAGAAGATATAAGATTTGATAAAAGAGTTGAATCTGAAGCTGTAGCAGAAGATGCGAATATAAATTTCTTGAAAGGTAAACTTGAACATCTTACAAAAGAAGCCAATCGGAATTTGATAGAGTCTGTATTTGCTTTTGCAAAAACAATAGATCTTAAGGATCATTATACCGGAGAACATGTTGAGCAGACAGTTAAGTTTGCCATAACTATTGCAAAGGAATTATCATTGCCTAAAGATGAAGTTGAGAAGGTAAGAGAGGCAGCTATTTTGCATGACCTGGGTAAGATCGGAATAAGTGAGGATATTCTGCATAAGCGTAAAAGGCTTACTAAAAGAGAGTATGAGATAATTAAAAGACACCCCCAGATAGGGGTAGATATTATAAGACCGATACATGCTTTACATGATTTAATTCCTTACATTCTTTATCACCATGAGAGATGGAATGGTCAAGGCTATCCTCATGGCTTAAAAGGTGAAGAGATACCCTTTGGTGCCCGTATTGTTGCTGTGGCAGATGTCTATCAAGCTTTAATATCCGATAGGCCTTACAGGGCAGCTTATTCAAAAGAAGAGGCTGTGAGAATTATCAAGGAGTCAGCAGGTTCTGAATTTGACCCTGAGATAGTCGATGTTTTTATTAAAGTTTTAAGATAA
- a CDS encoding acylphosphatase codes for MLKIKFKKGKIKNSDSFRVHIKGAVSGIGFKNFIKRAAERRNINGVLSDEPCGISIDAEGDKDKIYDLVSKIYEDKPHSVTIESINVDQIEYVSYENFKIPEVDFKRAKHSLSFSDIAICPDCIEELFNPKNRRYFYPFISCSHCGLRLSVLRDLPYERKNTTMDQFELCPKCLKECQNLSDRRFNNHINSCWDCGPRLRLQYRDSSGEYNYERREALDKAIELLKRGTILVFKDSSGYKICSNLFSDSSSSVIENNFKDIESYLIIKGIKMAEEYARINEKERELLLSYRRPKVFLRLLENTKVPESIRDEKRYFKFQLPYSGFNYAVFKNIDFPLLVKECGCLTVEDINSILLDISWSLLSHDREASVYSGESEAKVFISRDGSLSKNLIIRRSKGYVPSPLIFGYQAANPTLALGNNRDSSFALARDDNFYLSPYLGDISKESNQVNYRKTLDYYMKLFKIEPSIIAIGKEENPYLNGLAEELSKKLNAGIIEVESNHARIVSSMLENSLDEDVIGIVFKNELEKRDMFGFEFSLTSTSYSKILGYFESLEDLSGIDNSCNIKSEWLGQVKDEFCKESYSIEIREVDSKLIVLSGSIVEGVIADMKRAVPQPRIIAKLYNSIVEGTYKISLRLRRRLKINKISLAGDMLENVFLLTNIYERLRSKDFEVYIPGSIPANDSGISLGQLVVADSIIKEERKNSRDSLTYSL; via the coding sequence ATGTTAAAAATAAAGTTTAAAAAAGGTAAGATTAAAAACAGCGATTCTTTTAGGGTACATATAAAAGGTGCTGTATCTGGGATCGGATTTAAGAATTTTATCAAGCGTGCTGCAGAACGTAGGAATATTAATGGTGTTTTAAGTGATGAGCCTTGCGGTATTTCAATTGATGCAGAAGGAGACAAAGATAAAATATACGATCTTGTTTCTAAGATATATGAAGATAAGCCTCACTCTGTGACTATTGAGTCCATAAATGTTGATCAGATTGAATATGTAAGTTATGAAAATTTTAAGATTCCAGAAGTTGATTTTAAAAGAGCAAAGCATTCTTTATCCTTTTCAGATATAGCAATCTGCCCTGATTGCATAGAAGAACTATTTAATCCAAAAAACAGAAGATACTTCTATCCGTTTATAAGCTGTAGTCATTGCGGTTTGCGTTTGTCTGTCTTAAGAGACTTGCCTTACGAGAGAAAGAATACAACTATGGATCAATTTGAACTCTGCCCAAAATGTCTTAAAGAGTGTCAGAATTTAAGTGATAGAAGGTTTAATAACCATATTAACTCTTGTTGGGATTGTGGGCCAAGGCTAAGACTGCAATATAGAGACTCTTCCGGAGAGTATAACTACGAGAGAAGAGAGGCGTTGGATAAGGCTATAGAGTTATTAAAAAGAGGCACCATTCTTGTTTTTAAAGATTCATCGGGGTATAAAATCTGCTCTAATCTTTTTTCTGATAGTTCTAGTAGTGTTATTGAGAATAATTTTAAAGATATAGAATCGTATTTGATAATTAAGGGAATAAAAATGGCTGAGGAGTATGCCAGGATAAATGAAAAAGAGAGGGAGTTGTTGCTTTCTTATCGCAGGCCGAAGGTTTTCTTGAGATTACTGGAAAATACTAAAGTTCCGGAATCTATAAGAGATGAGAAAAGATATTTTAAATTCCAGCTTCCTTATTCAGGTTTTAATTATGCAGTATTTAAAAACATCGATTTTCCATTATTGGTCAAAGAGTGTGGGTGTTTAACAGTAGAAGATATTAATTCGATACTCCTAGATATTTCATGGTCTCTTCTCTCTCATGATAGAGAAGCGAGCGTTTACTCCGGAGAGTCCGAAGCAAAAGTATTTATTTCAAGAGATGGGAGTCTGAGTAAGAATCTTATAATCAGAAGGTCAAAAGGTTATGTTCCTTCCCCTTTGATATTTGGATATCAGGCAGCTAATCCTACTCTTGCTTTAGGTAATAACAGGGATTCTTCTTTTGCCTTAGCTAGAGATGATAATTTTTATCTTAGTCCTTATCTGGGAGATATATCTAAGGAGAGTAATCAGGTTAATTACAGAAAAACCTTAGATTATTATATGAAGCTGTTTAAGATAGAGCCTTCAATTATTGCAATTGGGAAAGAAGAGAATCCTTATCTAAATGGTTTAGCAGAAGAACTATCTAAAAAGTTAAATGCTGGGATAATAGAAGTAGAAAGTAATCATGCTCGCATTGTATCTTCTATGTTAGAAAATAGTTTAGATGAAGATGTGATTGGAATTGTGTTCAAAAATGAATTAGAGAAGAGAGATATGTTTGGTTTTGAATTCTCTTTAACAAGTACATCTTATTCTAAAATTTTAGGCTATTTTGAGTCTTTAGAAGATTTAAGCGGGATTGACAATAGCTGCAATATAAAATCTGAATGGCTGGGTCAGGTAAAAGATGAATTTTGTAAAGAATCGTATTCCATAGAGATTAGAGAAGTAGATAGTAAGTTAATTGTTCTATCTGGTTCTATTGTAGAGGGTGTGATAGCCGACATGAAAAGAGCAGTACCGCAGCCCCGTATAATAGCAAAATTATATAATAGTATAGTTGAAGGAACTTATAAAATATCCTTAAGGTTAAGAAGGAGATTAAAAATAAATAAGATATCTTTAGCTGGAGATATGCTTGAAAATGTGTTCCTTTTGACCAATATTTACGAAAGGCTTAGATCTAAAGATTTTGAAGTTTATATTCCAGGTTCTATTCCAGCCAATGATTCTGGTATCTCTTTAGGTCAACTGGTAGTTGCAGACAGTATAATAAAGGAAGAGAGAAAAAATAGTAGAGATTCTTTGACATATTCTTTATAA